Genomic DNA from Calditrichota bacterium:
GATGTAGCCGATGATTACCAGACCTGAACTGAAATCTCCAGTCAGAAACATTATTTTTTCCAGAGCAATTTTCAGAAAAAATCCGATCAGCACAGCGGACACAAACGCGCGTCTGCCGTAAAGAACGACTGCTTTGCTCAACAAGCGAACTAAATACAGAGTAACAATTGCCGCGAAAAATGTCGCCACAATCGCCAGCGGCTGCCGCACGTAGATGGCGAGATAGCCGGGAACGATGATGCCGCCCGGCGTGAGTCCGACAAATTCGTAGTAAATGAGTCCCAACAAAATTCCTAAAAAAATCGCTTCAGTTTCCATCTTTGAATTCCTGTAAGGCTCCCATGAAAAGTTCTCCGCTGTGGACAAAATTGCCCATGCCGATGATGGTGTCCATTCCGGCTGCGGCTACGGTCAAAATTTCTCTGACATTTTTATTCCGCAAGCAAACGATCGATCGCGGCGAGACGGTTCCCTTGATCCTTTTTTTGACAGCAAAAAATGGCGTGCCTCCCTGAATGATCAATTTGTCCCAGAATTTTTCTTTCTGCAGCCAATCGACAAAAGCGAGCGTGCGCAAAGGTCTGTCTTCCCGACTCGCCAAAATGACGGCTATTTTGCCGCTCAAATTTCTGTTCTTTTGCAAAAAACGCACCATTTCCGAGGCTGACTCCGTATCGTTGCAGGTGAACAGATTCAAGAAATTCACTTTTCTGCCGTTCAAGAAAATCGACTGCACAAAATTTTCCGCCGCTAATTTTCGCCCCCATTTCTCTTTTGTCTTTTGAATTGTCGTCGGCAAAATTCCCAGTTCCCTGCCGATTTCGTCCAACGCCTGAAATTGAAAGTAGAAGGGATTGTTTTCGGTATCATTGGATGAACCCGATTTTTTCGCTAAAATTTTTAAATTGTCCGCATGGCGTTGGTTGAATTCACCTCGCAAATTCTCCTCTTCCGGCAGCATTGCAGTTCCTGTCTCCGGCAATGAGTAAGACAATGTTTCAGCAATTTGCGCTTTGGTTCTGCCCATGATTTCCTGGTGATCGAGGCGAAAATTTG
This window encodes:
- the pgsC gene encoding poly-gamma-glutamate biosynthesis protein PgsC translates to METEAIFLGILLGLIYYEFVGLTPGGIIVPGYLAIYVRQPLAIVATFFAAIVTLYLVRLLSKAVVLYGRRAFVSAVLIGFFLKIALEKIMFLTGDFSSGLVIIGYIVPGLLAHEMRKQGVTATILSALFVSVTVAAILGLQQLVKL